In a genomic window of Colias croceus chromosome 20, ilColCroc2.1:
- the LOC123700638 gene encoding vesicle-associated membrane protein 2-like isoform X1: MAEQGSAQEGLAPPTAEGADGEIVGGPRTPQQIAAQKRLQQTQAQVDEVCEIMKSNVEKVLDRDAKLSELDDRADALQQGASQFEQQAKSLKNKFWLQNLKMMIIMGVIGLVIIGLLFVRYRGTPSMPSIAPAPATNATQIVAPPK, translated from the exons AT GGCTGAACAAGGCAGTGCTCAAGAGGGGCTGGCGCCACCTACAGCAGAGGGAGCAGATGGCGAGATCGTGGGAGGCCCGCGGACGCCGCAGCAGATCGCTGCTCAAAAGAGGCTGCAACAGACGCAGGCTCAAGTGGATGAG GTCTGTGAAATAATGAAATCAAATGTTGAAAAAGTACTTGACAGAGACGCTAAATTGTCTGAACTAGATGATAGAGCAG ATGCCCTGCAGCAAGGAGCTTCCCAATTTGAACAACAAGCAAAGAgtttaaagaataaattttGGCTTCAGAATCTTAAG ATGATGATTATTATGGGTGTGATTGGACTCGTTATTATTGGACTTCTTTTTG TTCGGTATCGCGGGACGCCGTCAATGCCCAGCATCGCCCCCGCACCGGCGACAAACGCTACTCAGATCGTTGCTCCTCCTAAGT ga
- the LOC123700638 gene encoding vesicle-associated membrane protein 2-like isoform X2, whose translation MAEQGSAQEGLAPPTAEGADGEIVGGPRTPQQIAAQKRLQQTQAQVDEVCEIMKSNVEKVLDRDAKLSELDDRADALQQGASQFEQQAKSLKNKFWLQNLKMMIIMGVIGLVIIGLLFGKYM comes from the exons AT GGCTGAACAAGGCAGTGCTCAAGAGGGGCTGGCGCCACCTACAGCAGAGGGAGCAGATGGCGAGATCGTGGGAGGCCCGCGGACGCCGCAGCAGATCGCTGCTCAAAAGAGGCTGCAACAGACGCAGGCTCAAGTGGATGAG GTCTGTGAAATAATGAAATCAAATGTTGAAAAAGTACTTGACAGAGACGCTAAATTGTCTGAACTAGATGATAGAGCAG ATGCCCTGCAGCAAGGAGCTTCCCAATTTGAACAACAAGCAAAGAgtttaaagaataaattttGGCTTCAGAATCTTAAG ATGATGATTATTATGGGTGTGATTGGACTCGTTATTATTGGACTTCTTTTTG gaaaatatatgtaa